The Ranitomeya variabilis isolate aRanVar5 chromosome 7, aRanVar5.hap1, whole genome shotgun sequence genome includes a window with the following:
- the LOC143784824 gene encoding histone H1.01-like: MAETAPAAAPPPAEPAAKSKKQPKKSAAKKSHKPSGPSVSELIVKAVSASKERSGVSLAALKKALSAGGYDVEKNNSRLKLAVKSLVTKGALLQVKGSGASGSFKLNKKQETKEKVAKKKSAAAAKPKKPAAAKKAAKSPKKLKKAPTAAKKSPKKAKKPAAAAKKAAKSPKKPKAAPKPKKATKSPAKKAAKPKAAKSPAKKAAKAKKPAAKK, encoded by the coding sequence ATGGCAGAGACCGcgccagccgccgctccccctcccgcaGAACCGGCcgccaaatccaagaagcagccgaagAAATCCGCCGCCAAGAAAAGCCATAAACCCTCCGGCCCCAGCGTCTCCGAGCTGATCGTGAAAGCCGTGTCCGCCTCCAAGGAGCGCAGCGGGGTGTCTCTGGCCGCCCTGAAGAAGGCTCTGTCTGCCGGAGGATACGATGTAGAGAAGAACAACAGCCGCCTGAAGCTGGCCGTCAAGTCTCTGGTCACCAAGGGCGCCCTCCTCCAGGTGAAGGGCAGCGGCGCCTCCGGGTCCTTCAAGCTGAACAAGAAACAGGAGACGAAGGAGAAAGTGGCCAAGAAGAAGTCAGCAGCTGCGGCCAAGCCCAAGAAACCCGCTGCTGCCAAGAAAGCCGCCAAATCTCCGAAGAAGCTAAAGAAGGCTCCGACCGCGGCCAAGAAGAGCCCGAAAAAGGCCAAGAAGCCCGCAGCAGCTGCCAAGAAAGCGgccaagagccccaagaagccgaaaGCCGCTCCTAAGCCCAAGAAGGCGACGaagagtccggctaagaaggcggccaaacccaaagctgccaagagtccggctaagaaggcTGCGAAAGCCAAGAAGCCAGCGGCTAAGAAATAA